The DNA sequence TGTTGCGCTCCATATAGCGATAAGATTGTTGATTTCAGACCTTGTCAACCGCCTAGAACTTTGCGAATTCGGCCAGCAGCCCAATGGATGGACCCTGATGACGTAGCCAAGTACAAGAAAGCCTTAGCGCTCATGAAAGCTCTGCCCGAGGACGATCCGAGAAGCTTTGTTCAGCAAGCAAAAGTTCATTGTGCTTACTGCAATGGCGGGTATGACCAAGTGAATTCTGGTAACGACCATTACATTCAAGTTCACCACTCGTGGCTCTTCTTTCCCTTTCACCGATGGTACTTATACTTTTACGAGAAGATATTGGGAAGCCTAATCGACGATCCCAGTTTCGCTTTACCATTCTGGAACTGGGATCACCCTTCTGGCTACCAGATCCCGTCCATATTCGTCGACCAGACCTCCCCTCTTTACGATCTAAACCGAAACCCCTGTCACTTGCCGCCAACAATGGTCGATCTTGACTACACTGCAGGAGAAATTTTTAATCCAAAGCCTCCGGTATCGGAAGCACAACAAGTCTCAATCAATCTAAGTGTTATGTACCGCCAGATGGTCTCTTCTGCTAAAATTCCATTGTTGTTTTTCGGAGAACCCTATAAGAATGGTGACTGCCCTGATCCCGGACAAGGTAGCATCGAGAGCATGCCTCACAATACAATCCATATATGGTGTGGTGATAACAGAAGGGAGAATTGGGAAGACATGGGAAGCTTCCACTCATCTGGGAGAGATCCCTTGTTTTACAGTCACCATGCTAACGTTGACCGAATGTGGAATATTTGGAAATCTATCCCCGGTGCAAAAAGAGTTGATATAAACGACCAAGATTATCTCAACTCCACTTTCCTCTTCTACGACGAAAAGAAACAACTGGTTCGTGTTAGAGTTGGAGACTCACTCGACAGTAAAAAATTAGGGTACGTTTATCAAGAGGTTGATCTTCCTTGGCTAAGGTCCAAGCCAAGACCAACTAAGATAAACCAACAGAAAATGTTGACGAAGAAGACTAATAATTCTGGATCACCACTAGTTAAGGATCAGTTATTTGTCCTACCTCCGAATAATGAGGACATGAACATAACGCCAATTAGCAGGTTTCCGTTAACGTTGAGTGAGACGGTGACTATAGTTGTGAAGAGGCCTGAGAAGTCAAGGAGCAGGTACGAGAAGGAGTTTAAAGAAGAGGTTTTGGTTGTTTCTGGAATTCATTACAACATTGATGAGCCTGTGAAGTTTGACATTTACATTAATGATGAGGATGACGATGCCATTACTGGACCTCAGAAGGCGGAGTTTGCTGGGAGTTTCTCTACAGTGGTACATAAGAGCAAAGTTGGTGTCCAATCATGTGACCAAATGAAACTTAATATTGGGATATCGGACTTGTTGGAGGACATCGGTGCTGACGACGATGATAGGGTCAAGGTCACTTTAGTTCCAAGGAGTGGTATTGGGAAAGTTACCATTGAAGCCATTAAGATTGATTATATCGCTTGAATGATCCgttgttaattataataatatatatgttatgtaTGTCGTGTTGTGTAATGTTTTCTAAATAAAGCAAGTCAATGCTATGAATTAaactattaatatataatttgataAGTCCAGCTAAATTAAATTTCAGTTTctccaaaaatatatatatctcatGATGAATgacgtgtatatatattttttttatataacttaCTTTGCAGAAACTATATATTAATGATTGAAACGTACCGCATGGAAGATAATTCTGAAACTTTGAA is a window from the Cannabis sativa cultivar Pink pepper isolate KNU-18-1 chromosome 1, ASM2916894v1, whole genome shotgun sequence genome containing:
- the LOC115703581 gene encoding polyphenol oxidase I, chloroplastic; the protein is MASLSLTHPLVMTTTPSAPTIRTPFPTKPNQPGFVRRLACKASDQGSNKKNPSKLDRRDMLIGLGGLYGVAGLTLDPLASATGPVQAPDLSKCHNLLDPPSKPPLDPDDVKCCAPYSDKIVDFRPCQPPRTLRIRPAAQWMDPDDVAKYKKALALMKALPEDDPRSFVQQAKVHCAYCNGGYDQVNSGNDHYIQVHHSWLFFPFHRWYLYFYEKILGSLIDDPSFALPFWNWDHPSGYQIPSIFVDQTSPLYDLNRNPCHLPPTMVDLDYTAGEIFNPKPPVSEAQQVSINLSVMYRQMVSSAKIPLLFFGEPYKNGDCPDPGQGSIESMPHNTIHIWCGDNRRENWEDMGSFHSSGRDPLFYSHHANVDRMWNIWKSIPGAKRVDINDQDYLNSTFLFYDEKKQLVRVRVGDSLDSKKLGYVYQEVDLPWLRSKPRPTKINQQKMLTKKTNNSGSPLVKDQLFVLPPNNEDMNITPISRFPLTLSETVTIVVKRPEKSRSRYEKEFKEEVLVVSGIHYNIDEPVKFDIYINDEDDDAITGPQKAEFAGSFSTVVHKSKVGVQSCDQMKLNIGISDLLEDIGADDDDRVKVTLVPRSGIGKVTIEAIKIDYIA